The nucleotide sequence AAAGAACTGCAATTGTTCTACAGACATTCTTAAATGAATTAACCCAAGCTCTCAATGAAGTAGGTGGCAATGGGAGACTTGCTGACAGGATGCTGTCACTGAGACAAAGTTATCTGTCTTTGGGATTGTGCTGGTCCAGGGAGATTGGCAGAACACCTGCTTAACTTGATGGTTAGAATTTCTCTCACTTTACCAAAGCATTGGATGCCTGACATCTCCTTGCAGGCAATGTCTTAGTCATCTCTGAGTCCCCAGTGTCTAGCCCCAAGTGCTTGGCAAACACAGGGTGTAGGGGTGCCCAATTAATGTTTGGAGAGCTaacgaatgaatggataaatgaaagggaaaaataatagtttacTTACTTATATTTCCAAACCCTGGGGAGAGTTTTGCAAGGACAAATATATGAACAGATGATGCTCTGCCTAGTCTTAGGAAATTGAATTGAAAGGAACAGCAGTCCACGAAGGCCTCTGCTTTGTGGCCATAACAGGCTTTGTTGGGGAACTGCttgtccttcctcccttttcGTTGTTTTACCCTCCATTGTGCTGTTGAACAAGTAAGGCCTGAAAAGGAAAGTTGCAAATTTCAGTAGTCCGGAAACCTTTAAGTGTTTTCCTTAGAAACTGAAACGGGAATTAtgggaacagaaaaaaatgtttccattgtgGGGAGGAGATTCATGTGACTGGAGCAAAGCGTGTGTACAATGCAGGCTGGGTGTGTGGCCTGGATGTAGACATTATTGCATCAGTGATTTTTGTACTTCCTGTCTGAAAGTAGATAAGCAATTGAAAGTagcaacaaaagaaatagaaatgagaaatatgATTTAATTAATCCAATTTTGTGTTTTGCCCAATTAACagggaaataataaattttcagtTTGTGGTCTTATTTGACCCAATACCAAGGTCTCGCTGATTTAAATACTCCTGTCCTGATGCCTTTGGCATCCTAATAATGATGAGTTGCGTCGTTATTGTTCCTGTATTTATTATGCAATTGTTTTATGAGATAAAAAAATCAACCTCAGCTTGTAGAATTGAAAAGTGCAAAGTTCCAACATAGGACCGTGGCAGGATTAATAATGACATGCCGTATAATGTTCAACCCTAATGACATCCTCTCTGAGCAAAACTTTACCGTCAACATTTCTTTGTGGAGCCTAGAAGCTGTGTCAgtccttttctgctttccttcctgaCCTTTTGGGAAATTTTCTTCCTCTGATGGAATTGTCATTCTGTCACAGGAAAAGACAACAGAGTAATGTAAAACGGTGACTGGCAAAAGCAAGGGCTCAGGCTGGCCTGTGTGTGACAGTTCCAGTAAATTCCTTCTCCTGATTTAAAGGGAAGCAATTGTTACTTAAGATTTTGaagtttcttttacatttcaaaaCTATTTGGCTAGACATTCTAAATAACTGAATACAGTAAATGtatagttttaattattatagtccATCCATTCCTTTTTAAAGCAGCATAAAGAACATGGTACCCttagatttcttatttttgtcattgcttttactaggtatgcattttttggggggaaaaatccagTTTAGGTCAGCCAAGGAAATCCTTCTCAGAATTTTTCAGGACCATTTTGTCTGTACAGGAGAACTCTGCATGTCACTCTAGTGACAGAAGTGGGACGGTCAGCCCATTCCAATGGTAGCTGCTCAAATTATGAGAaagattttccttattttgaatcaatatttgttttcttgtaatgCCTGCTATTGTGTCTTTATCTGTCATCTTTTCCAACACTCTTCTTGCCTTTTTAGACTTCTCTTGCCCTTTTAAGCCAGAGGTACCCCGTCTGTACCTGATCATTCTGGGGCTAACCAattcaaaaatacatttctcttcaATGTTCCCTTAGATGTCACTAGATGAGATAAGACCTGTGATTCTAGTAACCACAGCACCTGACAATTAATACCATTCACTAAGTATTAGttacatctttgtttttaaagtatcaatATGATGCACAGGAAAGCCTAGGGCTTTGAAATCAAATAGGCCTAGATTTTATTGCAGTTCAAGTATTAACTTGCTCTAGGATTTGGggctttatttttcacctttctcagtctgtcctccattttcttttttttttttttaagtaatgataAAATCCAGTTTACAAAGTTGTGTTCAGGATTAACTGTGCCCATATCcataaagcacctagcacagttcTACTGAACagtagttgctcagtaaatattagtcgCCACACACAGCACATCCTCCTGCAACCTCACTCCTTTGTAATCCAGAATGGCAgtgtaaacagaaaaaatagcaACCTTGGCTTCCAGCTTTGACCTTTCTAGTCCCaagaccttggacaaatcactttaCTTCCTTGCATGTTTCCCTACCATATAGTCCCATGTCTACTacaaaagtttatataaaatattggatTGGTAATAACTCAAATATCATGGTCTGTTCTCTTAGTGTAAGATATTGCTATTGCTGGTAGTAATCTATCAGAGAATAATTGCTTAATGAATGCATGATCTATTCCCCCACACCTCCCTCCCTACATTGGAGCAGGGAGGAAAAGCCCAGCAAACTTAATATTGAAGACCAGTCCATGCATGTTTACGAAAACATGAATATATAGGAGTATTTGCTTGATCAGTGCAAATCCAGGCACACACTCTCACAGGAGCATTTGGCAGAAGAGCCATTGCTCAATGCTGATATCAACACTACAAAAGTTCAGAATCCCAGAGTTGCAGTTGTCAATGACTGACAcgctttctttcatttcttccaggaatttCTATTACATTACAATGTTGCGTGATCCAGTGTCTCGGTACCTGAGTGAGTGGAAACACGTCCAGAGAGGGGCCACGTGGAAAACCTCCCTTCACATGTGCGATGGAAGAAGTCCCACCCCTGATGAGCTGCCTACCTGCTACCCTGGGGATGACTGGTCTGGGGTGAGCTTGCGGGAGTTCATGGACTGCACCCACAACCTGGCTAATAACCGCCAGGTGCGTATGTTGGCTGACCTCAGCCTGGTGGGCTGCTACAACTTGACTTTCATGAACGAGAGTGAGAGAAATACCATCCTGTTGCAGAGTGCAAAAAACAACCTGAAGAACATGGCCTTCTTTGGGCTCACGGAATTCCAGAGAAAGACACAGTTTCTCTTTGAGAGGACATTCAACCTCAAGTTCATCTCTCCCTTCACACAGTTCAACATCACACGGGCTTCCAATGTGGAGATTAATGAGGGGGCCCGCCAGCGAATCGAAGAGCTAAACTTCCTGGACATGCAGCTGTATGAGTACGCAAAAGATCTGTTCCAGCAGCGGTACCACCACACCAAGCAGCGAGAGCACCAGAGGGACCGGCAAAAGCGACGGGAGGAGAGGAGGGTGCAGCGGGAGCATAGGGGCCAGCGGTGGCCCAAAGAGGATGGGAACACAGAGGGGGCAGTCACTGAGGACTACAACAGCCAAGTGGTGAGATGGTGACCCCCTGCCCGCTCCTCCCTCTGGAGGGGGAGAATGAGCAGCAGACTGACCTTCAGTGGCATTGCCATTCTGAGGGCATCTGGCTGTATGTGACATGATTTGGACACCTGCTTCCTCTTTGTCTTCATCTTTATCCAGCAGGAGAGGATTGGTCttgtgcttctttttttcctgacatttttcAATCTGTGATGTTGAGTAGGGTAGGAATGCCTCCAGTATAGACCACTTTAGAAGGTCAAGGAGAGAAGCACCAAAAAGGAAACTGTCTGTGCAATCTCCTTTACGGCAGCATAGGTTAGAGTTTGGGCAACTGGAACCCACAGAGGCACACATGAAAAGCCAAATAATGGCTTGGATATTTGGCTGAAACTGGTCTATTTTATACTATCTCTGTAATGGAAACATTGGTctatttaaagaaagagaaaaagaagtcccTTACAGCCCTTTCATGAGATTCACGCCAACCCTCACTCTGCCGTTGGCTGTCACCTTTGAACTCTATTTGAATGTGGTTTAAATCGTAAGAAGAGtaatgtgttttgttgttgtggtcttttaaaataagattaccCTACTATTGACCATCATTATTGACATCCTACAAAGCCCTGCATCTTAGCCCTGAGATATGCTTCCTATCCCACAGTTTAGGGAATGGGGAGTGGATTCAGGACTGGGGTGCTTTTGGCTCTTGAGATGTGAGCGTTGGTAGGGGCATTTAGGAGGAAGATGTGCTTATTAACTAATGTCTAAGGAGATTACACtttaccaaattttattttcaatgtaaggAATGAATGATAAGGGAGAAAAAGGCGGGAAGATAACTATATGTCTAATATTTCCAAACTGGCTACAGAACCtgagttttttaaagaataattctgAGTTATACCTCTTTGGAGCAGTCATTTTCATTGATATGGTATTGCCTGGTTTAAAATTCTGCAATCAGAgaggaaaagacatttaaaaacaatttggcCTGAAGAATAGGACATTAGCTAGCAGGTATCAAAAATACATATTGGAGGTCactaaataaatcataattttgaTTTGGGCCAGGAGAAATGGAACACAATAAGCCAGGAGTTTAAAAAGACTGCATCCTGAAATCTTGAAAGTTTCTAGCCTGGTAACTTTTTCCTCCCCACATGGTCTTTACCTGTTGTTAGACTGTGGCTACAGCTGCTGACTCAGGCGAGAGTGTATGAAACGGAACCAAAACATGTGCTGCATTGCCACGTGCttctcatttccactttttcCCAACCAACTACAATAACACAAAGGTTTTGAATAATAAGGGAAGAAGTATGGAAGAGGAAATCGAGATCCCTTGCCTCACATTCAGTAGGATCAGAGTGAGTAAAAAGTCTCACTACAGATTGATCTGATCAATCCTCTCAAGGAGCTGAAGGAAAATGAGTGAAACTCCTAAATCAGATGGAAAAGCCTATTTCACTGATATCCAACCTGTTTGATGGTTAAGCCAGCTTTGTATAAGCCACGTCTCAACTTTCAGAATACTCTTTCTGGGGTTGAGAGTCAATCAACCCATAAGCATTCATGGAGTGGCTGCCTGCGTGGAGGGTAGCCTACTGCCTCCATCAAAGAGAAATCTAGAGAAGACACTTCTCTCACGACCCTTGACTTCATCTGTCCTGTGAGGGAGGCGTTATTGGGAATCTCCCTTTGGCCAGAAATTGTGGAAGGCCCTTTTCATACTTTAAATCTATTCACAACAAGGTATGTATTATTAGTCCaaatttcacagatgaaaaaagtgaaaCACACTGACAAGAAGTGCGTCCTGGTGGCCTGTACGCTAGGCCTGGCTGACTGCAATGGGCAAACTCTTTTTACTCCATCATGTTTTCCATATGGGATAAAAGCTTCCTGCCAATCATGCAAGAATCCAGCTGTCATTGCTTAGAAGTGTATGTCTCTATCCCGGGTGGCTGCCACCACTGTGACAGCACTAAGCTGTCAGTGACTCAGAGCCATGCTGCCTTGAGTAAGTCCAGCCCTCTCCACATCACCTACCCATCAATGAGCTGAGAGATTAATGGCATTTTAGGTCATTGTACTTTTTGAGCCATATATGAGGATGAGTTAAAGGGGCCAAGTAAATGTTGCTTGCTAGTTGGTAGAGATTAGTCCAACaaaatattgtttccttttcCAATGATTTGTTCCTAAattagggagggaaggaggattACATCTGGGATTAATGagcatatctctctctctctctctctctctctctctctctctctctctctctcttcacattTCGATGTTAGGATACAATGTTCTGTCTAGAATGGCAGGACAGCAAATTATCCTTCTGCCTGCCACTAtgacacacgcacgcacacgtgcacacaaaTAACAACCCAGTGTTTTGCTACGGGGAGAATCAAACCAGGTTAGAAAGTATTCAGATTGTTTCTTTGAAACTCACTTTAAATTTTTGGCAGAGAATCCATGCATAGCTGAGACTTGGAGGCAGCCCCTGCTAACTTCACACTGTTCCTTAGGCAACACAGGATTTATAGGAAAAGGTTTTCCACGGCCTTGCTGTTAAAGGCGTGATGTATGGTGCTCCACTGGAGACCAGTATCAGGATGTGCAGAGGAGAAACCATCTCTTTGTGTTGTCCTGAGGCCAGTGCTGAGCAAATTAAAAAAGACCAACAAGGGCTTCCTCCTCAGGTCATTTCACTCTAAAGCAGCACACTTGTCATATCCCTGGGGTCCTATGTTGATAGAAACGAAGAGGTAGGGACGCAGTTTGTTCTTTGAACATTGACTGCACACCTACCTGCTGAATGAAGCCCAGGGAAGTGATGCCTTCAGAAGGCATCTGGGCCTAAGGCTCCATGGGAAGTCAGCAGCCTTAAGATCCCAATCCAAATCAATTCCAAATATATTAGTGTTAAAAAGccaaaaagaagggaaaaaatttcCCCAGGGAGTTCTACCTCCTATTGATTCCTGCAACACCCAGGTAGACATTCCTCTTCTTCTCTTGGCAATGGCGGCTCCAGTCACCAGATTGGAATGAGGTGTCTgattaaataattgttatttattattattattgactaaGGTACATACTACCTATTCTGCCTCCTTCTCATTGTTTGGTAGCCTTCTCTTGGTAACTGGAGGAAAACTGCCCTGAGAATTATTTGGATTCTCTTTCTAATAATTAGCAACATTAGCAATTACTGTTAGGCAACAGTTAAGGATAATCATGTGTGCcataaaaaattaggaaaatgtgctttttattatataaagGCAATAACTTTGTCACAAATAGTTTGATCAAAGTCTTGAACTATGAGGATTTCTTCAAAAGTCTGTCTAGAGGCCCTATGACTCTGGGAAAGAAGGTCTACCAGCTAGACCTAGCAAAGAGTTGAGCACAGATCactgaaaagtaaatataagtCCATTGGATAGGATTCCCATTTGGAAGAGGAACTCAAAATACTAGTGACTTCAATAAGATTGAAGTGGGTACTGTCTGACTTAGAAGACAAACTGGTCGGTAACACTGGTGTGTGACGTTACCGGAAGCCCTGTCTTGATTTTTCATCCCAATGTGCAGCTTCCAACTCATGGTCCAAGATGACTGCTGCAGCTCCTGCCATCTCATTTGCATTTAAGACAGCAGAGAGGGAATGGAAAGGAGTTGCGTATATCACTTCTAGTCACATCTGATGGGCTAGGGCCTAGTCATTAGCTACATTTGCCTGCAAAGAAAGCCAGGAAGCATCTCTATTATTGGTTGCCATGTGCCTTGATAAATATGAGGGTTCTATTGTCAAAGAAACAATGTGAAAATTAATACTGATAAAAACTATCAGTATCTGACACAAAAgggaattgaaaaatatttcaagtgcTTTTCAATGTCATCTGTTTTGTCATGTTTTACAAAGGATAcgattaaaattcatttctttgtatagtAGTTAAtgcttttcaaaacattttcacatttagtATCTCAGTGATCTTCACTATATTCTTGTATGTTAAATGGGACTTCTAGTCATTACCCATTGGATAGTTTGACACGGAGATTCAGAGGTATCAAAAGATTTCCCCAAAATTCTAGTTTACTATCTAGAAAGTTGCTCATAGCCCCAGTCTTTGAATTTCATAGCCTTTCCTACTACTTATGCTGCTCGGCATCAGTATTGGGGTTGGGAATTGCTAGAATATGAAATCTAAATCTTTATTGATATGTATCTTTCCTTACCTTCTCATGGAACTGCAGTGACTTAGATAATGCCAAGGAGACTGGTGGAGTTGTCCCTTCACCCCCTCCTCCAGTGAAGGAGCCTGTTTTTTGGAGATCGAGAAGCATAGGCACTCAAACACCTCCTGTTGGATGTCCACCCCATCACATACAAAAACTATTCAAGATGAAGGCCGAGGACATATGCTCACACCTCCTTAGGGAAGCTCAGTgttagaaatatttagaattagtAGGAGCCTGAATAGTGAAGCATAAGGGGTGATCAATAGAACCCCTGCTCTAAacatttcccttcctctctgcatTTTCCCTAGGTCCCTGGAATTTTATCAGCAACTTATTGCTTTAGTTCTTAGAGGTGTACTTTTTTGGTGTTAAATGAGTCCCTTTGTACAATTGCTGGAAAGAGGAAATGCTTTAAGGTGTCATAAGTTAACATCACACAGAGAGTTTATCTGATTCCTTTTCAACTATGACTTCCAGCTGAGAAGAAAGTCCTGTATAATGGGATCATGCAGAGGTGGAGGTTAGGGAGTGGAGGGGTAACTATATTAAAAAAGTAGGGCCCCTACAAAGGAAGCGGATCttgcaaaggaagaaagatgagGAATTACATATGTActagtaaataatgaaaaatggaaagagactaAAATACAGCTTCTGCCCTCAAGAATAAGGGGAGGCTGGAGACTAattcttttgtccatttaaaagAGCAAAAAAGAGGACATGAATCTCCTGAAGCAGGACCAGAGCATTGGGACAGTTTTAGGGACTGAAAGAAAGGCTGACTGAGTTGGAGGCGTTGGATCAAAGAGAAAGCTGGGTCAGACATAGGCAGAGAATAACCTGATCTGATCACAACAGTGTCTCCAAGGTTTTCCTCTCTCATTGTGCCTCCACCAGGCGTCAGAACTGTAGCTGAAAGTCTCCAGGCTGGATGTCAGGGCTGGCTGAAGTCTAATAACTACCCACTTGTGTCACCTCTGGGGAACATGCAAAGGTTCTTTCTCCAAGGCACTTTCAGCTTTTCTCCttgtccccttcctccatctctaCTGGACATAAGCCTGCTCTTCTCTCATCACATTCACCTGGACACATCTGAACTGATTCCCAAAACTTTGAATTAACCCTCTGGGCCAGGGGGGGAAGGGTTCTGAGAGCTGTGTGTTTTGTAGCCTAATGGATGGAATGCACGTGGACCCATCTTCATGACACATTGACAGACCCAACCGACCTTGCAGAGGTGCTGAGATTTCCAGCGGACTGGCCTCACTATGAACACCAGCAACATCTGCAAGAAAAATGCCCCCGAACTTCCAGGCAAGGACTTGAGGTAACCTAACAGAACTGCGGATCTGAGAATATGGAAGCACAGATGTTTCTTGAGCTTATATTCCAAATTGTCTATGGAAAAGAGTGCAACTGTCATCTTTTGACACAGTAAGTGGAAACTCTGTGAGTTCCATGTTCTGCTGTACTGTAGGAACTCATCAAAGGGCCAGATGTCAGTGCTGAAAAACTTCAGTTCCTGCCAGGGAAAACCATGTTCTGAGGAAGCAGAGTTTGTGTGATTTAGTCATTGTCAGAGTTGTCTCCCACCAACCTGtcgttatttttttaaatcatgtaatcatctattctttccttcttcccgCTCCCCACCCCCGGAAGTACTTTTTTGGATTTTGcttgcattatttttcatttaatgtatcaaagatttaaaaaaaaaagtgttggaaaGAAAAATCTGGTGCCCCATTTTAGATGTAAAGATAGTTCTTCAATAGATAGTAAATTATTTCTTCTAAGagatatttccttttgtttctgtgCAATAATATGTATGAACTTGGGTACTAGGAGATTGTATTGTGACATTATCAATCcttactgatatttaaaaatgatagtttGTAGAACTGAGGATTTCCATTGATGTGAAGCACAATTTAATGAATAAGTTAATATATTAAACTGTTGTGGTGTCAAAAACAATTGTTTCCCCCCCCTTAATTTTGTCAGACGTttttgcaaaatgagaaaagcTGGTTAAATACTTTAAGGGATTTGTGGAAATTGAATCCACAGGATCAGCTTTGTCAAACTCAAAGATTCATGCTTTGGATACAAATGTAGTTATTGGATGTGAAACTTTAAAAgcatacagaaagaaaagaaaatacagattgaAGCAATTTAAAATGTCTGAGGCCAGGGAGGATTTCACAGGCTCTCAAACACGTAAGCTTCTAAAATCGTGGTTCTCAGTAACCCTCTCCATTCATTGCATACTCCAGGACATTGAAATTCACTGTGAAAAGTGCAAAAGCAACCTGAAGatgaaagaatgaggaaaagatTTGAGAAAGAGTggtgggaaagaaaaacaggaattgGAGCAAAGGATTTTGGAACTGAGTctacaaggaaggaaaagaggtagggaggaaagggaagagagagaatttggggcggggagagacagagaacaagaatggaagaagaaaaacacaacagCAATGAAAATTAACATGGGTTCACAATTTCAAAGCGTATGGTTtgtcagaaattttaaaacatatgactAGTGTCTATAACATAAgcaaagaaaaagtgaataaataagcTAACATGTTAAACTGTTGTGGTGTctagaaaaattgtttttccttcatgattttgttagacatttttgcaaaatgagaaaagttgGTTAAACGCTTAAAGGGATTTATGGAAATTGAATCCACAGAATCAGCTTTGTCAAACTGAAACTTCTAGTACAGAAAAGTTGCTTCATTTAAAAATCCCTTGAATTATGCAATTTACTATTTTGTTTGCATTCTATAGAAGTGGTATTGTAGATTCCTTCCTTGCTTATAGATGAGTGATGTTAGAAAAATGTCATTGCACTATGTCCCTCTAACTAGTAGGAACATATGAAAGGGACGTTGATTCTAGAACAATTGAAATAGTCATAGGAAAGGCTCCAAAAATAATAGAAGTTAAATACAAACATAGCTGCATACAGGCACACGCACACATTTTGGGAACCCCTATCTTCCAAGAAAAAAACTCACATAAGTTCAAAGAAGGTTGAAGGAAAACTCAAGATTTACTTTTTCCCCTCATTCACCTTGAAAATAGTgttgaaaataagatttaaaaaatatcaaaatattgaaaatctgCTCTCAATCTAGTAATGTTTTACTATCACAGATcagtttttatattaaatataaatttgaaaattaatgatGTCTAATTCTGtataattatttctgtattttataaacaatgtcaattgtgtttttttttacgaTTACAAAGTAGTACATGATCTtagataatttggaaaatacaagcTATTGAAAAATCCATACATTTTAGAGCCAAatcatgacattattttttatgtatttattttcatatttttatatattagcaattagaatacaattttaaataacaaaattttaaataacaaatgtttTAGGAAATTAGAATCATACAATCTAGGCAATGTAAGTACATATATTAATATCTTAATGCCCATTCTTTGAACACAGCATTTTAGTAGCGGCATTTTAGTATGGCAATTTTATCATTCCCATATTTTAGGGCTTTCTGGTCATTAtcaatttttctaatataaataacactggaatgaatatatttgtacataaataGAATCTACATAAGTGTCTTTGTATACCTGTGGAGAGAAGACAGTGAACTATTTGATTGTATCTTTCTAAtaactccaaaataaaaaatactcaagAGTGTCTAAATTATGTAGATGCAGCTAAATgagttggaaaaaataaaattgaacctTATCCATATACTCAAAGAAAGTTCTATGTATCTCTCCAGAACCACCTTCCTGGCCCTGGGCTGAAGGTCTCATTCCCCCAAGATGTTGGGAGTGTTGGTTGCTGGCTAACAGCTCTCAGCTGTTTCTCTCAAGGACTTTGCCCTCCTGCAGTCACATCACCTTTTGGGGCCAGGCCATCTAGATGACACTGCTATGGAGGCAAAGGCCAGGTCTTTTGACTGGCGATATCTCAGCTCCAAAGGACTTGGGGGCAGCAAAGGACCCCAGGTCACTTCCTGCCTCTGACACTGCTGTGGCCTTCACTCCCCCACAGCTTGTCCCCAATCagctttccacacacacacatctccacCGCAGACTCTCCTCTCCAAGGACCTAGGTTGGCCCAAGTTCTAGCCTCCACAGCCTTCTGCCgcatttcttctttgttctagCACCTGCAGATTTCCCTTCCTGTCTTTTGAAGCTCagctttgttttgaaattttattttgtcatctttTGTCCAACATTTCCACTTGTTTACGGCTGAAAGAGGAATCTGTGTAGCCCAGTCTGTTAAGTTCCTAGAAGCAAGTCTGTTCTCAAATTTTTGAATCTCCTTTGATTCTGTGTTTCCGTTGCTTTTTCATTACTCGGCACTTCATCTCATTCTATTTCAAGACTCCAGATTTTCACAATTAACTTTCACCCCTTTTCTACTTTGGGGGACTTTACTCTCTGTTTGcttaacctctctctctctctctttgtatttactccctttaataatatttttcttttcttatttgtgtttacgttttatatattttactttatctttccaattccttttttacaatttattttattttttaagatttttattaaagtatagctaacatacaatattatattagtttcacgtgtacaccatagttattcaacatttatatacctaacgAGGTGTTCACCATGATAaacccagcaaccatctgaccactctatcacaatattattggctatattccctatgctgtacgttacatccctatgacttatttgttttatacctggaaatttggaccacttattgcccttcactttCACCCaccctttttatttaatttttcaattgcagttgacattcaacattattttatattaatttcaggtgtacagcttagtggttagatatttgtataatttaagaaatgatcccagACCAGTCTTGTacttacctggcactatacatagctattaccatatcattgactacattcctatgctttactttgcatccccatgattattttgtactactagtttgtacttcttaatctcttcactttttcactctgccctctaaccccttcccatctatcactccaacaattctagta is from Rhinolophus sinicus isolate RSC01 linkage group LG04, ASM3656204v1, whole genome shotgun sequence and encodes:
- the HS6ST3 gene encoding heparan-sulfate 6-O-sulfotransferase 3, which produces MDERFNKWLLTPVLTLLFVVIMYQYVSPSCTSSCTNFGEQPRAREAGQPAAPAPARRAQVPLEDWERRPQLPPPPRGPPEGPRGAVAPEDEDVEPGDPEEEKDGEEEEERDPEAPENGSLPRFVPRFNFTLKDLTRFVDFNIKGRDVIVFLHIQKTGGTTFGRHLVKNIRLEQPCSCKAGQKKCTCHRPGKKETWLFSRFSTGWSCGLHADWTELTNCVPAIMEKKDCPRNHSHTRNFYYITMLRDPVSRYLSEWKHVQRGATWKTSLHMCDGRSPTPDELPTCYPGDDWSGVSLREFMDCTHNLANNRQVRMLADLSLVGCYNLTFMNESERNTILLQSAKNNLKNMAFFGLTEFQRKTQFLFERTFNLKFISPFTQFNITRASNVEINEGARQRIEELNFLDMQLYEYAKDLFQQRYHHTKQREHQRDRQKRREERRVQREHRGQRWPKEDGNTEGAVTEDYNSQVVRW